The following coding sequences lie in one Sulfuricurvum sp. genomic window:
- a CDS encoding putative urea ABC transporter substrate-binding protein gives MTHSFTQCTSAAGSIKHTSPKLSTRLSLAVLALAVASSAAFAAPKTHFKVAWTIYAGWMPWDYGARKGIVKKWADKYGIKIDVVQLNDYVESINQYSAGSFDGCVMTNMDALTIPAAGGVDSTAVIIGDYSNGNDGIVSKSAKSMKDLKGQKINLVEYSVSHYLLERGLASAGLSAKDVKTINTSDADIVSAFNSPSMKNVVTWNPQLSEVKKVPNATLLFDSSKIPGEIIDMMVVNTQTLKDNPKLGKALTGAWYEIMGIMSKNDAKGVEARTLMAKASGASLKDYQSQLTTTKMFYTAAEAQKFTEDPKLITTMGDVSKFSFAHGLLGSKAKNEGFIGMTFPANKTLGNTKNIKLRFTSEYMKQAAEGKL, from the coding sequence ATGACACATTCATTCACTCAGTGCACATCTGCTGCAGGCTCAATCAAACACACATCACCAAAACTCTCTACTCGTCTTTCACTGGCCGTTTTAGCGCTTGCTGTTGCATCGTCTGCCGCGTTTGCCGCTCCAAAAACCCACTTTAAAGTTGCATGGACCATTTATGCCGGCTGGATGCCGTGGGATTACGGTGCTCGAAAAGGGATCGTCAAAAAATGGGCCGATAAATACGGTATTAAAATCGATGTCGTTCAGCTTAATGACTATGTCGAATCGATCAATCAATACAGCGCAGGATCGTTCGACGGATGCGTAATGACGAATATGGACGCATTGACGATCCCTGCCGCGGGAGGGGTAGATTCGACAGCCGTTATTATCGGAGACTACTCAAACGGAAATGACGGGATCGTATCCAAAAGTGCCAAAAGCATGAAAGATCTCAAAGGTCAAAAGATCAATCTGGTCGAGTATTCGGTTTCGCATTATCTTTTGGAGCGCGGATTGGCTTCTGCAGGGCTAAGTGCCAAAGATGTCAAGACGATCAACACGTCTGATGCGGATATCGTTTCGGCGTTCAATTCACCTTCAATGAAAAATGTTGTGACATGGAATCCTCAACTAAGTGAAGTCAAAAAAGTTCCGAATGCGACACTCTTATTTGACTCAAGCAAAATCCCGGGAGAGATCATCGACATGATGGTCGTCAACACTCAAACTCTCAAAGACAATCCAAAACTGGGTAAAGCGTTGACCGGTGCATGGTATGAGATCATGGGCATTATGTCTAAAAACGATGCCAAAGGGGTTGAAGCACGGACGTTGATGGCAAAAGCTTCAGGGGCCTCGCTCAAAGATTATCAATCACAGCTCACAACCACGAAAATGTTTTATACGGCCGCTGAAGCCCAAAAGTTTACGGAAGATCCTAAACTCATCACGACGATGGGAGATGTGAGCAAATTTTCATTTGCCCATGGGCTCTTAGGAAGCAAAGCTAAAAATGAAGGCTTTATCGGGATGACATTCCCGGCGAATAAAACGCTCGGGAACACCAAAAATATAAAACTTCGATTTACTTCGGAGTATATGAAACAAGCGGCAGAAGGGAAACTGTAA
- the galE gene encoding UDP-glucose 4-epimerase GalE, translated as MKIFVTGGAGYIGSHTCVELLNNGYDVVVYDNLSNSSAEVLKRVETITGKTVQLIIGDTRDEIKTTAAMAGCDCVIHFAGLKAVGESVAKPLEYYDNNVQGTLSLLRAMRTNGIKTIVFSSSATVYGNPERLPLSEDHPLRTTNPYGQTKLVIEEILRDLYRSDPSWCIMILRYFNPVGAHESGLIGEDPQGIPNNLMPFITQVAIGQRENLNIFGGDYPTHDGTGVRDYIHVVDLAEGHIKALQALTVSQCTAVNLGTGIGYSVLDVVKAFSKASGQSIPYAIASRREGDIAACYADSKLAKKIIGWSAKRNLETMCRDSWYFQSRNPEGFI; from the coding sequence ATGAAGATTTTTGTAACAGGTGGTGCCGGATATATTGGTTCACATACCTGTGTTGAACTTCTAAATAACGGTTATGATGTAGTCGTCTATGACAATCTTTCAAACAGTTCGGCAGAAGTATTAAAACGTGTTGAAACAATTACCGGAAAAACCGTACAGTTGATTATCGGTGATACCCGTGATGAAATAAAAACAACAGCTGCAATGGCTGGATGTGACTGTGTTATACATTTTGCCGGACTTAAAGCGGTTGGCGAATCGGTTGCAAAACCGCTTGAATATTATGATAACAATGTCCAAGGGACATTATCACTTTTACGCGCAATGCGAACCAACGGTATTAAAACGATTGTCTTTAGCTCCTCTGCAACGGTATACGGAAACCCTGAACGTCTTCCGCTTAGCGAAGACCACCCCCTTCGCACTACCAATCCTTACGGGCAGACGAAGCTCGTCATCGAAGAAATTTTACGCGATCTCTACCGTTCAGACCCATCATGGTGCATAATGATTTTACGTTATTTCAATCCTGTAGGAGCACACGAAAGCGGTCTTATCGGAGAAGATCCCCAAGGGATCCCAAATAACCTTATGCCTTTTATTACACAAGTAGCAATCGGCCAACGTGAAAACTTAAATATTTTTGGAGGTGATTATCCTACTCATGACGGTACAGGTGTAAGAGATTATATTCATGTTGTTGATTTGGCTGAAGGACATATAAAAGCGCTTCAGGCATTAACTGTATCTCAGTGTACCGCTGTAAATCTTGGTACCGGCATAGGATACAGTGTTTTAGATGTAGTAAAAGCATTTTCAAAAGCAAGTGGACAATCAATCCCTTACGCAATTGCCTCACGACGAGAAGGAGATATTGCAGCGTGTTACGCTGATTCAAAATTAGCAAAAAAAATCATTGGATGGAGTGCCAAACGAAACTTAGAAACTATGTGCCGTGATTCGTGGTATTTTCAATCTAGAAACCCAGAAGGATTTATTTGA